Proteins co-encoded in one Prescottella sp. R16 genomic window:
- a CDS encoding DUF808 domain-containing protein yields the protein MAGGLAALLDDVAAIAKAAAASIDDVGAAAGKASIKAAGVVVDDTAVTPRYVHGFSPKRELPIIRKIAVGSIRNKLLIILPVAMILSQFLPQALPYLLIAGGLFLCYEGAEKVYEALTGGHHEGGGTTAAQDGPEHEKTMVSGAIRTDLILSAEIMVIALSSVEDEPFLTRLMVLVVVAILITVLVYGVVALIVKMDDVGLALAQRKSTVSRRIGRGLVAAMPKVMAVLTVVGIAAMLWVGGHILIVNVGEAGFHWPADRLHDLEHWFGELVHGGFGGVLSWTAGTVASAVVGLILGAIVVLIAHLIPKRKKDTTAH from the coding sequence TTGGCTGGTGGTCTCGCCGCCCTGCTGGACGACGTGGCAGCGATCGCGAAAGCGGCCGCGGCATCCATCGACGACGTCGGTGCGGCAGCCGGCAAGGCCAGCATCAAGGCGGCCGGCGTGGTCGTGGACGACACCGCCGTGACACCCCGCTACGTGCACGGGTTCTCGCCCAAGCGGGAGCTGCCGATCATCCGCAAGATCGCGGTCGGGTCGATCCGGAACAAGCTCCTGATCATCCTGCCGGTGGCGATGATCCTCAGCCAGTTCCTGCCGCAGGCACTGCCCTATCTGTTGATCGCCGGTGGTCTGTTCCTCTGCTACGAGGGCGCCGAGAAGGTCTACGAGGCGCTGACCGGCGGTCACCACGAGGGCGGGGGCACGACGGCCGCGCAGGACGGCCCCGAGCACGAGAAGACGATGGTCAGCGGTGCGATCCGGACCGACCTGATCCTGTCCGCCGAGATCATGGTGATCGCCCTGTCGTCGGTCGAGGACGAACCGTTCCTCACCCGACTGATGGTGCTCGTCGTCGTCGCGATCCTCATCACCGTCCTGGTGTACGGCGTCGTCGCCCTCATCGTGAAGATGGACGACGTGGGTCTCGCGCTCGCCCAGCGCAAGTCGACCGTCAGTCGGCGGATCGGCCGCGGCCTCGTGGCCGCGATGCCGAAGGTGATGGCGGTGCTCACCGTGGTCGGCATCGCCGCGATGCTGTGGGTGGGTGGCCACATCCTGATCGTCAACGTCGGCGAGGCCGGATTCCACTGGCCGGCCGACCGTCTGCACGACCTCGAGCACTGGTTCGGCGAACTCGTGCACGGCGGCTTCGGCGGCGTTCTGTCCTGGACCGCGGGAACTGTGGCGTCGGCGGTCGTCGGACTGATCCTGGGCGCGATCGTCGTGCTGATCGCGCACCTGATTCCGAAGCGGAAGAAGGACACGACGGCGCACTGA